In Mus musculus strain C57BL/6J chromosome 1, GRCm38.p6 C57BL/6J, a single genomic region encodes these proteins:
- the Neu2 gene encoding sialidase-2 isoform 3 (isoform 3 is encoded by transcript variant 3), with translation MEDLRPMATCPVLQKETLFRTGVHAYRIPALLYLKKQKTLLAFAEKRASKTDEHAELIVLRRGSYNEATNRVKWQPEEVVTQAQLEGHRSMNPCPLYDKQTKTLFLFFIAVPGRVSEHHQLHTKVNVTRLCCVSSTDHGRTWSPIQDLTETTIGSTHQEWATFAVGPGHCLQLRNPAGSLLVPAYAYRKLHPAQKPTPFAFCFISLDHGHTWKLGNFVAENSLECQVAEVGTGAQRMVYLNARSFLGARVQAQSPNDGLDFQDNRVVSKLVEPPHGCHGSVVAFHNPISKPHALDTWLLYTHPTDSRNRTNLGVYLNQMPLDPTAWSEPTLLAMGICAYSDLQNMGQGPDGSPQFGCLYESGNYEEIIFLIFTLKQAFPTVFDAQ, from the exons ATGGAAG ATCTCAGGCCCATGGCGACCTGCCCTGTCCTGCAGAAGGAGACACTGTTCCGCACAGGCGTCCATGCTTACAGAATCCCTGCTCTGCTCTACCTGAAGAAGCAGAAGACCCTGCTGGCCTTTGCGGAAAAGCGAGCCAGCAAGACGGATGAGCACGCAGAGTTGATTGTCCTGAGAAGAGGAAGCTACAACGAAGCCACCAACCGTGTCAAG TGGCAGCCTGAGGAAGTGGTGACCCAAGCCCAGCTGGAAGGCCACCGCTCCATGAATCCATGTCCCTTGTATGACAAGCAAACAAAgaccctcttccttttcttcatcgCTGTCCCTGGGCGTGTATCAGAACATCATCAGCTCCACACTAAGGTTAATGTCACACGGCTGTGCTGTGTCAGCAGCACTGACCATGGGAGGACCTGGAGCCCCATCCAGGACCTCACAGAGACCACCATTGGCAGCACTCATCAGGAATGGGCCACATTTGCTGTGGGTCCTGGGCATTGTCTGCAGCTGCGGAACCCAGCTGGGAGCCTGCTGGTACCTGCTTATGCCTACCGGAAACTGCACCCTGCTCAGAAGCCTACCCCCTTTGCCTTCTGCTTCATCAGCCTTGACCATGGGCACACATGGAAACTAGGCAACTTTGTGGCTGAAAACTCACTGGAGTGCCAGGTGGCTGAGGTTGGCACTGGAGCTCAGAGGATGGTATATCTCAATGCTAGGAGCTTCCTGGGAGCCAGGGTCCAGGCACAAAGTCCTAATGATGGTCTGGATTTCCAGGACAACCGGGTAGTGAGTAAGCTTGTAGAGCCCCCCCACGGGTGTCATGGAAGTGTGGTTGCCTTCCACAACCCCATCTCTAAGCCACATGCCTTAGACACATGGCTTCTTTATACACACCCTACAGACTCCAGGAATAGAACCAACCTGGGTGTGTACCTAAACCAGATGCCACTAGATCCCACAGCCTGGTCAGAGCCCACCCTGCTGGCCATGGGCATCTGTGCCTACTCAGACTTACAGAACATGGGGCAAGGCCCTGATGGCTCCCCACAGTTTGGGTGTCTGTATGAATCAGGTAACTATGAAGAGATCATTTTCCTCATATTCACCCTGAAGCAAGCTTTCCCCACTGTATTTGATGCCCAGTGA
- the Neu2 gene encoding sialidase-2 isoform 1 (isoform 1 is encoded by transcript variant 1) gives MTVQPSPWFSDLRPMATCPVLQKETLFRTGVHAYRIPALLYLKKQKTLLAFAEKRASKTDEHAELIVLRRGSYNEATNRVKWQPEEVVTQAQLEGHRSMNPCPLYDKQTKTLFLFFIAVPGRVSEHHQLHTKVNVTRLCCVSSTDHGRTWSPIQDLTETTIGSTHQEWATFAVGPGHCLQLRNPAGSLLVPAYAYRKLHPAQKPTPFAFCFISLDHGHTWKLGNFVAENSLECQVAEVGTGAQRMVYLNARSFLGARVQAQSPNDGLDFQDNRVVSKLVEPPHGCHGSVVAFHNPISKPHALDTWLLYTHPTDSRNRTNLGVYLNQMPLDPTAWSEPTLLAMGICAYSDLQNMGQGPDGSPQFGCLYESGNYEEIIFLIFTLKQAFPTVFDAQ, from the exons ATGACAGTCCAACCTTCTCCATGGTTTTCCG ATCTCAGGCCCATGGCGACCTGCCCTGTCCTGCAGAAGGAGACACTGTTCCGCACAGGCGTCCATGCTTACAGAATCCCTGCTCTGCTCTACCTGAAGAAGCAGAAGACCCTGCTGGCCTTTGCGGAAAAGCGAGCCAGCAAGACGGATGAGCACGCAGAGTTGATTGTCCTGAGAAGAGGAAGCTACAACGAAGCCACCAACCGTGTCAAG TGGCAGCCTGAGGAAGTGGTGACCCAAGCCCAGCTGGAAGGCCACCGCTCCATGAATCCATGTCCCTTGTATGACAAGCAAACAAAgaccctcttccttttcttcatcgCTGTCCCTGGGCGTGTATCAGAACATCATCAGCTCCACACTAAGGTTAATGTCACACGGCTGTGCTGTGTCAGCAGCACTGACCATGGGAGGACCTGGAGCCCCATCCAGGACCTCACAGAGACCACCATTGGCAGCACTCATCAGGAATGGGCCACATTTGCTGTGGGTCCTGGGCATTGTCTGCAGCTGCGGAACCCAGCTGGGAGCCTGCTGGTACCTGCTTATGCCTACCGGAAACTGCACCCTGCTCAGAAGCCTACCCCCTTTGCCTTCTGCTTCATCAGCCTTGACCATGGGCACACATGGAAACTAGGCAACTTTGTGGCTGAAAACTCACTGGAGTGCCAGGTGGCTGAGGTTGGCACTGGAGCTCAGAGGATGGTATATCTCAATGCTAGGAGCTTCCTGGGAGCCAGGGTCCAGGCACAAAGTCCTAATGATGGTCTGGATTTCCAGGACAACCGGGTAGTGAGTAAGCTTGTAGAGCCCCCCCACGGGTGTCATGGAAGTGTGGTTGCCTTCCACAACCCCATCTCTAAGCCACATGCCTTAGACACATGGCTTCTTTATACACACCCTACAGACTCCAGGAATAGAACCAACCTGGGTGTGTACCTAAACCAGATGCCACTAGATCCCACAGCCTGGTCAGAGCCCACCCTGCTGGCCATGGGCATCTGTGCCTACTCAGACTTACAGAACATGGGGCAAGGCCCTGATGGCTCCCCACAGTTTGGGTGTCTGTATGAATCAGGTAACTATGAAGAGATCATTTTCCTCATATTCACCCTGAAGCAAGCTTTCCCCACTGTATTTGATGCCCAGTGA
- the Neu2 gene encoding sialidase-2 isoform 2 (isoform 2 is encoded by transcript variant 2) has product MATCPVLQKETLFRTGVHAYRIPALLYLKKQKTLLAFAEKRASKTDEHAELIVLRRGSYNEATNRVKWQPEEVVTQAQLEGHRSMNPCPLYDKQTKTLFLFFIAVPGRVSEHHQLHTKVNVTRLCCVSSTDHGRTWSPIQDLTETTIGSTHQEWATFAVGPGHCLQLRNPAGSLLVPAYAYRKLHPAQKPTPFAFCFISLDHGHTWKLGNFVAENSLECQVAEVGTGAQRMVYLNARSFLGARVQAQSPNDGLDFQDNRVVSKLVEPPHGCHGSVVAFHNPISKPHALDTWLLYTHPTDSRNRTNLGVYLNQMPLDPTAWSEPTLLAMGICAYSDLQNMGQGPDGSPQFGCLYESGNYEEIIFLIFTLKQAFPTVFDAQ; this is encoded by the exons ATGGCGACCTGCCCTGTCCTGCAGAAGGAGACACTGTTCCGCACAGGCGTCCATGCTTACAGAATCCCTGCTCTGCTCTACCTGAAGAAGCAGAAGACCCTGCTGGCCTTTGCGGAAAAGCGAGCCAGCAAGACGGATGAGCACGCAGAGTTGATTGTCCTGAGAAGAGGAAGCTACAACGAAGCCACCAACCGTGTCAAG TGGCAGCCTGAGGAAGTGGTGACCCAAGCCCAGCTGGAAGGCCACCGCTCCATGAATCCATGTCCCTTGTATGACAAGCAAACAAAgaccctcttccttttcttcatcgCTGTCCCTGGGCGTGTATCAGAACATCATCAGCTCCACACTAAGGTTAATGTCACACGGCTGTGCTGTGTCAGCAGCACTGACCATGGGAGGACCTGGAGCCCCATCCAGGACCTCACAGAGACCACCATTGGCAGCACTCATCAGGAATGGGCCACATTTGCTGTGGGTCCTGGGCATTGTCTGCAGCTGCGGAACCCAGCTGGGAGCCTGCTGGTACCTGCTTATGCCTACCGGAAACTGCACCCTGCTCAGAAGCCTACCCCCTTTGCCTTCTGCTTCATCAGCCTTGACCATGGGCACACATGGAAACTAGGCAACTTTGTGGCTGAAAACTCACTGGAGTGCCAGGTGGCTGAGGTTGGCACTGGAGCTCAGAGGATGGTATATCTCAATGCTAGGAGCTTCCTGGGAGCCAGGGTCCAGGCACAAAGTCCTAATGATGGTCTGGATTTCCAGGACAACCGGGTAGTGAGTAAGCTTGTAGAGCCCCCCCACGGGTGTCATGGAAGTGTGGTTGCCTTCCACAACCCCATCTCTAAGCCACATGCCTTAGACACATGGCTTCTTTATACACACCCTACAGACTCCAGGAATAGAACCAACCTGGGTGTGTACCTAAACCAGATGCCACTAGATCCCACAGCCTGGTCAGAGCCCACCCTGCTGGCCATGGGCATCTGTGCCTACTCAGACTTACAGAACATGGGGCAAGGCCCTGATGGCTCCCCACAGTTTGGGTGTCTGTATGAATCAGGTAACTATGAAGAGATCATTTTCCTCATATTCACCCTGAAGCAAGCTTTCCCCACTGTATTTGATGCCCAGTGA